AATGACACTGAACAACCTGCAAATGGGGTTGCCGCATGTCTTTCAGTCAGTGACCGGTTTTGCCAATGTCTGCACACATGCATTTGAGTCTGTCTATAACCAGGCTAGAGGTACTGATGAGATGCAGATGCATGATGTGAAGCGACTTTTGCCTTGAGAGAATAGGCTGCTCAACTCCTATATGGTTGGCCAGAGAAAGTGTGTACTTAGTTTTGCCTGTGTATACTTTGTTTTGACTGAAGAAAAAGGGTCAATTCTGATGCAGAATATTGACAAGATTATATCCTTGTAGTTCGGTGAAATACAGTTCTGACTGTAAGCCATAAGAAAGGTCTCTGTCATGCAAGGCATCTTCCGTATGGAGGTAGCAAGATATTACTCGTGATTAAATGCATACTTCTGACAGAACGGTGGAAAACATTCAGCAGTAGAGGATCCTAAGTctgtttaaattttgatttaggTATTAGAGTTGTTTGTTTAAACAAGTATTAGTGTCCATATAAATTCCTTCTGTTTGTTCACTCTGTAGGATCTTTATCCAATTTTGCGTAGCCGCATCAGGTTTCTTTACGTCTGTCAGCTACTCATCATTCTTTTCTTGtcctttctctcccttttttggTTGCTAGTTTATGTCAATTATTTCCCTGGTTTGAGTGTGGAGGCAAATTTGGAGCAGAAATTTTGCACTAGAGAATCTCCCCAATATTGGTGGAGGCAGATTACTTAGCGAACGAATTGAACACATCATAAAGGGTGCCAAGTATAAACCATATATGGAAAAGCCAGCAAAAGACCTAACATTCCAACATATATGCAACACAGATGACAGTCTCAGAAGTTTACTCCATTCTCTATTGATCCTTTAATCTATAAGACGGAAGATATCATAGAGAAGGAGAGAGACCAACGGTCTAGATAAACAATTACTGCGGGACAAAAAGACAGCATCCTAGAAGTGTACAAGTTCTGTTCCTCTTCTACTCTCCAAAAGGGGGAACAATAAGGTACTTACTAATACAATCGCTCCATCATGCAACCTGTGGATTAGTTGGGCCTAAGCATTTGGCAGACAACCACGTCAACCGCTTGTCAATTTTGAGAGATAAAAATGTCTCCCTTGCAATGCGGTTGTTGAAGAGGTCCAATGCCGCATAATAAATTTGGTCACTTACGCCTTGCAGTTCATCCAATGCTCTCACACAATCTGTTATTGAATACCTGTCATTAAATTTCTTAATAGCCGCAGCCCTGAGTTTTGAAGCAGCAGCCATCTCCATTATGGCTCCTGCAATGACCCCATCAATACCTTTACGCCCCCTTTTCTGCCCAATAACTCTAGAACCCACAGTTGATTGAAGATTCTCGCGATCATCAGCTGTTTCAGAGCCTTGCTCAGATTCTGAGTTAGATACGTCTTCCTGGTACACATTCAAAGCTTGTGGATCCGAAGTTGACAGAGTTCCTCCGTGCTCATAGGATCCATTTGACCTATTATATTTCCCCCTTGTCCCAGGTAATGAGAAAATGGTGCACAGTTGCTTGTACATTGGACATCCACTACTCCTTACGGGTTCAGAATCAGGATGTTCCTGTTAAATGTACATGACGAGTGATAGGTGGTCAATAACTAATTAAAGAATTCAAACTGCTTTTGATAAATGAATCAGATTCCTGTTTAGACATCAAGGAATGAACTTCCCAAGCTAAAACAGGTCATAACTTGTCTAATTAGTCATGACAATAGAAACAGGAATTGCAAACCTTGATATATGCATCCCATACTTCATCAGTAGCCATGACAACACCAGTGGCTGGATCCCATTTAAAATCACCGTGATCAAGCAGGGACTTCACAATTACATATTGCTTTCTTAAGGCAGCAT
This sequence is a window from Coffea eugenioides isolate CCC68of chromosome 7, Ceug_1.0, whole genome shotgun sequence. Protein-coding genes within it:
- the LOC113778433 gene encoding L10-interacting MYB domain-containing protein-like isoform X2 is translated as MASRSTRSRRLPPVQQSESPSRAKWTSALTRILVDLLVEQVRQGNKRNKSFDKKAWECVCEDFREKTGLAWDNEQLKSRYAALRKQYVIVKSLLDHGDFKWDPATGVVMATDEVWDAYIKEHPDSEPVRSSGCPMYKQLCTIFSLPGTRGKYNRSNGSYEHGGTLSTSDPQALNVYQEDVSNSESEQGSETADDRENLQSTVGSRVIGQKRGRKGIDGVIAGAIMEMAAASKLRAAAIKKFNDRYSITDCVRALDELQGVSDQIYYAALDLFNNRIARETFLSLKIDKRLTWLSAKCLGPTNPQVA
- the LOC113778433 gene encoding L10-interacting MYB domain-containing protein-like isoform X1 codes for the protein MVLIWQMASRSTRSRRLPPVQQSESPSRAKWTSALTRILVDLLVEQVRQGNKRNKSFDKKAWECVCEDFREKTGLAWDNEQLKSRYAALRKQYVIVKSLLDHGDFKWDPATGVVMATDEVWDAYIKEHPDSEPVRSSGCPMYKQLCTIFSLPGTRGKYNRSNGSYEHGGTLSTSDPQALNVYQEDVSNSESEQGSETADDRENLQSTVGSRVIGQKRGRKGIDGVIAGAIMEMAAASKLRAAAIKKFNDRYSITDCVRALDELQGVSDQIYYAALDLFNNRIARETFLSLKIDKRLTWLSAKCLGPTNPQVA